In Hermetia illucens chromosome 5, iHerIll2.2.curated.20191125, whole genome shotgun sequence, a single window of DNA contains:
- the LOC119658443 gene encoding uncharacterized protein LOC119658443, producing MKLVLLIKLCFAMAYLKLQAVPAEEVEVVKSIAEEKPEREDFDRDQVALESTDQDPSQSVYFTHHGVGSASPRVPPNLSPLPLNQQFGPPSSQLPYYGPPPPLPGHSASPADLKASSTLSNELWTSPVQDTPKIIALDVKCEKSGMKVFLQFDKPFYGIVFSKGHYSNINCIHLPAGLGRSSATFDIGLHVCGTSGNIENGLYGYGSESGSGTYFENIVVIQYDPQVQEVWDQARKLRCTWHDQYEKSVTFRPFPVDMLDVVRADFAGDNVGCWMQIQVGKGPWASEVSGLVKIGQTMTMVLAIKDDDSKFDMLVRNCMAHDGKKAPIQLVDQRGCVTRQKLMSRFTKIKNFGASASVLSYAHFQAFKFPDSMEVHFQCTIQICRYQCPDQCSESNNLEGHHLQSGPESQYGPPPPPPLSVESYLHGVGRPRDDRRVRHQRAINSEKTVGLNRIIKVVSSGDLTFPLDDPLNSTQATIIFPGREDGLICITAPGFTFTLVVLFGVLIASCILSILLYIRLRPYSFNEKEYAVAFTNPQITQIRSVLSQSEQQKKRNRFTKLLFS from the exons gCAGTTCCAGCCGAGGAAGTGGAAGTGGTAAAATCAATAGCAGAAGAGAAGCCTGAACGCGAAGACTTCGACAGGGATCAAGTTGCGTTGGAATCTACTGATCAGGATCCTTCACAGTCCGTATACTTTACTCATCATGGTGTAGGGTCGGCGTCACCTAGAG tcCCACCGAATTTATCACCTTTGCCATTAAATCAACAATTTGGTCCGCCATCATCGCAACTTCCTTATTATGGGCCACCCCCTCCGTTGCCAGGCCATTCAGCATCACCAGCTGACCTGAAAGCGTCAAGCACGCTTTCTAATGAACTTTGGACTTCACCTGTTCAAGATACTCCGAAAATTATAGCGCTAGATGTGAAATGTGAAAAAAGTGGAATGAAAGTATTCTTACAATTTGATAAACCTTTCTACGGAATTGTTTTCAGTAAAGGCCATTATAGTAACATAAACTGCATTCATCTCCCAGCAGGGTTAGGAAGATCTTCAGCTACATTTGACATAGGATTACATGTCTGCGGAACGTCCGGCAACATTGAAAATGGACTATATGGTTATGGTTCGGAATCAGGATCGGGAACGTATTTTGAGAATATAGTAGTTATTCAGTATGATCCCCAAGTACAGGAAGTGTGGGATCAAGCTAGAAAACTTAGATGCACTTGGCATGATCAATACGAGAAAAGTGTAACTTTTCGACCATTCCCGGTTGACATGTTGGACGTTGTTCGTGCCGATTTTGCTGGAGATAACGTAGGTTGTTGGATGCAGATTCAAGTTGGAAAAGGACCTTGGGCTTCAGAAGTTTCAGGATTGGTAAAAATAGGGCAAACTATGACAATGGTTTTAGCAATAAAAGACGATGATTCTAAGTTCGATATGCTAGTCCGCAATTGCATGGCGCATGATGGAAAGAAAGCTCCTATTCAACTTGTTGATCAAAGGGGATGTGTAACTAGGCAGAAACTCATGTCTCGatttacaaaaattaaaaatttcggtGCTAGCGCATCTGTTTTGTCTTATGCTCATTTTCAAGCTTTTAAATTTCCGGACTCAATGGAAGTGCATTTCcaatgcacgattcaaatatgTCGATATCAGTGTCCTGATCAGTGTTCTGAATCAAATAATCTTGAAGGACACCATTTACAGTCCGGTCCTGAATCCCAGTATGGACCTCCTCCACCTCCACCACTCTCAGTTGAATCATATTTACACGGCGTTGGACGACCAAGAGATGACAGGCGTGTTCGACATCAAAGAGCTATTAATTCTGAGAAAACGGTTGGTTTGAATCGGATAATTAAGGTTGTCTCCTCAGGAGATCTAACTTTTCCTCTTGATGATCCACTCAATTCGACCCAGGCGACCATTATATTTCCAGGGCGGGAGGACGGCTTAATTTGCATAACAGCACCCGGATTCACATTTACTCTTGTCGTCCTCTTTGGTGTTCTAATAGCGTCTTGTATTTTGTCTATCCTCTTATATATCCGACTGCGACCTTACTCATTCAACGAAAAAGAATATGCAGTTGCCTTCACTAATCCACAGATAACTCAAATCCGATCAGTGTTATCGCAAAGCGAGCAACAAAAGAAGCGAAATAGATTTACAAAATTACTTTTCTCATGA